The following are encoded together in the Bos javanicus breed banteng chromosome X, ARS-OSU_banteng_1.0, whole genome shotgun sequence genome:
- the APOOL gene encoding MICOS complex subunit MIC27 isoform X4 codes for MAALRLPIYTAPPLQSKYVEEQPGHLQMGFASIRTTTSRYIGWCKGVYVFVKNGIMDTVQFGKDAYVYLKNPPRDFLPKIGVITVSGLAGFISARKGSRFKRIAYPLGLATLGATVCYPVQSVIIAKVAGKKAYATSQQMYEAVKSLWTKNNKKLPEHKEKTKLGSADETETPAETTHNLKHSVPLPTELSSETKTKSTSGATQFMPDPKFMDHGQSHPEDIDMYSTRS; via the exons CTCCCCATATATACTGCACCACCACTCCAGTCTAAATATGTTGAAGAGCAGCCTGGTCATTTACAAATGGGCTTTGCATCCATTCGCACTACAACCAGTCGTTATATTGGCTGGTGCAAG GGCGTTTATGTCTTTGTGAAAAATGGGATAATGGATACAGTGCAATTTGGAAAAG ATGCATATGTATATCTGAAGAATCCACCTCGAGATTTTCTTCCAAAAATTGGAGTGATTACAGTTTCAGGATTGGCAGGCTTCATTTCAGCAAGAAAAG GTTCTCGGTTTAAGAGAATTGCTTATCCATTGGGATTGGCCACTTTGGGAGCAACTGTTTGCTACCCCGTTCAATCAGTAATAATTGCAAAG gtagCTGGGAAAAAGGCATATGCTACAAGCCAGCAAATGTATGAAGCAGTTAAATCACTGtggacaaaaaacaacaaaaaacttcctgaacataaagaaaaaactaaG CTAGGAAGCGCTGATGAAACAGAAACACCTGCAGAAACAACTCACAACCTGAAACATTCAGTGCCTTTGCCAACAGAACTCAGCTCTGAAACAAAGACAAAATCTACATCAG GTGCTACACAGTTTATGCCTGACCCCAAGTTCATGGATCACGGGCAGTCCCATCCAGAAGATATAGATATGTACAGCACTAGAAGCTGA